The following proteins come from a genomic window of Musa acuminata AAA Group cultivar baxijiao chromosome BXJ1-7, Cavendish_Baxijiao_AAA, whole genome shotgun sequence:
- the LOC135678923 gene encoding omega-6 fatty acid desaturase, chloroplastic-like, which produces MACALSTPILRLEATSSRRASCGTRLEICRGLDFLGARRKYPCQILSYKNPSYVVRTMVLPASRPILDNEEERKQMSERYGFTQIGEPLPDNIMLKDIMDTLPKMLFEIDDMKAWRSILISVTSYALGILMIAKAPWYLLPLAWAWTGTAVTGFFVIGHDCAHKSFSRNKLVEDIVGTLAFLPLVYPYEPWRFKHDRHHAKTNMLSEDTAWHPVWPEEFNSSPLLRKAIIFGYGPFRPWMSIAHWLIWHFDLKKFRPSEVGRVKISLACVFAFMAIGWPLIVYKAGIIGWIKFWLMPWLGYHFWMSTFTMVHHTAPHIPFKTSEEWNAAQAQLNGTVHCNYPRWIEILCHDINVHIPHHISSRIPSYNLRAAHKSLQENWGKYLTEANWNWRLMKTIMTMCHVYDKERYYVPFDDIAPENESYPIKLLQKAMPDYA; this is translated from the exons ATGGCGTGCGCGCTTTCCACTCCAATCCTTCGCCTCGAG GCGACTTCTTCTCGGAGGGCATCGTGCGGCACGAGGCTGGAAATCTGTCGAG GTTTAGACTTCTTAGGAGCGAGAAGGAAATACCCCTGTCAAATTCTATCCTACAAAAATCCTTCTTATGTGGTTCGGACCATGGTGTTGCCCGCTTCACGCCCAATTCTAGATAATGAGGAGGAAAGAAAGCAGATGTCTGAAAGATATGGCTTTACACAAATTGGGGAACCACTTCCAGATAACATTATGCTGAAAGATATCATGGATACACTGCCTAAAATG ctaTTTGAAATCGATGACATGAAAGCATGGAGGTCAATTTTGATATCGGTGACTTCCTATGCATTGGGGATTTTGATGATTGCAAAAGCCCCATGGTATTTACTTCCTCTAGCTTGGGCTTGGACTGGCACGGCAGTGACAGGG TTTTTTGTGATAGGCCATGACTGCGCTCACAAGTCATTTTCGAGGAATAAATTGGTTGAAGACATCGTGGGAACCCTGGCATTTTTACCCCTAGTATACCCATATGAGCCTTGGCGGTTTaagcatgataggcatcatgctaAAACAAACAT GTTGTCAGAAGATACTGCTTGGCACCCTGTATGGCCAGAGGAGTTCAACTCCTCCCCTCTTCTGAGGAAGGCAATAATATTTGGTTATGGACCATTCAGGCCTTGGATGTCAATAGCTCATTG gttgatttggcacttcgatTTGAAAAAGTTCAGACCTTCTGAAGTTGGAAGGGTGAAGATCAGTTTAGCATGTGTATTTGCGTTTATGGCTATCGGATGGCCATTGATTGTCTATAAGGCAGGGATCATAGGATGGATCAAGTTTTGGCTCATGCCGTGGTTGGGATATCACTTTTGG ATGAGCACCTTTACAATGGTCCATCATACTGCTCCTCATATACCATTCAAAACATCAGAAGAGTGGAATGCTGCTCAGGCACAACTTAACGGCACAGTTCACTGTAACTATCCTCGTTG GATTGAGATCCTATGTCATGATATCAATGTGCATATTCCGCATCATATTTCTTCTAGGATACCAAGTTACAACCTCCGGGCAGCTCATAAGTCACTCCAAGAAAATTGGGGAAAG TATCTCACTGAAGCCAACTGGAATTGGCGTCTGATGAAGACAATAATGACTATGTGCCATGTATATGACAAGGAGCGATATTATGTGCCATTCGATGACATTGCTCCTGAAAATGAGTCGTACCCAATCAAACTCCTCCAAAAAGCCATGCCTGACTATGCATGA
- the LOC135678924 gene encoding uncharacterized protein LOC135678924 — MELRRKKLQLVVRSPDLGLPARCITLAPDLTLRGLKLAFLPGILLRQPLAFESLYFDLGGRPLTDSSTLTDAGIAAGSSALLTLRLRLLGGGGDGGATGAESRDCYLNMYATKKPDKVDPNETRLSKWTTCALSGEPLAPPVVVDRLGNLFNKEALVEALIHKNIPKEFSHIRGLKDMIPIHLSLNPGAANSETRFECPITGLEFNGKYGFLVLRGCGHVLSVKALKEVKSSACLVCHKEFSESDKLVINGSMDEVAVLRERMDGERGKLKERKEKKASAHLSGTKHAGDENDGILDNGRKVGGAKRFKAMDMVPANATKEVYASIFTSSKKSDFKETFSCRSLPLGRN, encoded by the coding sequence ATGGAGTTACGGCGGAAGAAGCTCCAACTCGTCGTCCGATCTCCCGATCTCGGCCTTCCCGCTAGATGCATAACCCTCGCCCCTGATCTCACCCTCCGCGGTCTCAAGCTCGCATTCCTCCCAGGAATTCTCCTCCGACAACCGCTCGCCTTCGAATCCCTCTATTTCGATCTCGGCGGAAGGCCGCTCACGGACTCCTCCACCCTTACCGACGCCGGTATCGCTGCCGGATCATCCGCCCTTCTCACCCTTCGCCTCCGCctcctcggcggcggcggcgatggcgggGCTACCGGCGCCGAGTCCCGCGACTGCTACCTCAACATGTATGCCACCAAGAAGCCCGACAAGGTGGACCCCAATGAGACCCGGCTGTCCAAGTGGACAACATGTGCGCTCTCCGGCGAGCCCCTCGCCCCACCCGTTGTCGTCGACCGTCTCGGCAATCTGTTCAACAAGGAGGCGCTCGTCGAGGCCCTAATCCATAAGAATATCCCCAAGGAGTTCAGTCATATTAGGGGATTGAAGGACATGATCCCGATCCATTTGTCTCTGAATCCTGGTGCCGCTAATTCCGAGACGAGGTTCGAGTGCCCGATCACGGGTCTTGAGTTCAATGGGAAATATGGATTCTTGGTGCTTCGTGGCTGTGGGCATGTTTTGAGTGTGAAGGCCCTCAAAGAAGTCAAATCTTCCGCTTGCTTGGTTTGCCATAAAGAGTTCTCGGAGTCAGATAAGCTTGTCATCAATGGGAGCATGGACGAAGTTGCAGTGCTGAGAGAGAGGATGGATGGGGAGAGGGGTAAAttgaaggagaggaaggaaaaGAAGGCTAGTGCACACCTAAGTGGCACCAAGCATGCTGGCGACGAGAATGATGGGATCTTGGATAATGGGAGAAAGGTTGGAGGAGCGAAAAGGTTCAAGGCCATGGATATGGTTCCTGCCAATGCCACAAAAGAAGTTTATGCATCAATTTTTACATCTTCGAAGAAATCAGACTTCAAGGAGACTTTTTCTTGCAGGTCGCTTCCACTAGGCAGGAACTGA